From a region of the Alistipes sp. ZOR0009 genome:
- a CDS encoding ATP-binding protein → MNLDTIEKTDLWYDTLKCDDGAPNEELRTHLRDEFLKTRDKVSCIVEKIYKDFPNLTLHDITHLDALWRVGDIIAGKDFLKNPLEGFIWGCAVLFHDIALCYDAYKGGKDGIRELSEWKEALTIYKYNNPQIKNEEDCYDAIDFIVIRNLHASKAIDLITQEWTGDNSESFYLIEDVRLRKQYGRTIADIAASHHWSIEDVEYKLASQISPFHPYPQEWSINPQKIACLLRCADAAHLDNGRTPDYLFALLKRDNDSYKYWSAQSNLPQVTIDNTDPSRKTLLFITPNPFEEKDEAAWWVAYDAVIVVSKEISSCNNLLKENGFKVKKVAGSNSPKDLLRYIPTKNWTPSLTNINISDISTLIKKLGGEQLYGSAGDPFSIPLRELIQNGRDAIVAKRFLEPSFEGKINIRVEEKDSETWIIVEDNGVGMSERVLTETLLDFGTSLWYSSLVTKEFPGLISNGFKSKGRYGIGFFSVFMIASEVIVTSKPWEKGRSDAIQLHFRNGLSLRPLRREGPTDDFNSSISTQIKIKLKPDNEYFENGHYIKSKIQINNDPQFSIPFQVYISVIATGLDVDVFTQLNSNPYELAHQNIESESFDKVKWIKDISFIDYREASKENNSFVDKITQFLRPIKEQDKVLGYAAISTIQNRHDWFISFPTVDGLSSTVFGRENNPSIVGYIDRYPEKATREGYNNKPTNETLKKWAEEQLKLLQHESLTNEERGYLSENLSFFNVDPSSIAIIPVCIEGKEYDFTFDEIAELLSSKEIAFIKDSSSKNIDLTTFTEVKQHEQYAFIASKYTASSEFVTPYYWALNEEYLPINPNSLMGCLHRAAIKKGFNPIWKTEENVVRFKDGRIWNLIILSIKN, encoded by the coding sequence ATGAATTTAGATACTATTGAAAAGACAGATTTATGGTATGACACACTCAAATGTGATGATGGAGCACCTAATGAAGAATTAAGAACACACTTAAGAGATGAATTCTTAAAAACACGAGACAAAGTCAGCTGTATTGTTGAAAAGATTTACAAAGACTTTCCAAATTTAACCCTTCATGATATAACTCATTTAGATGCTCTATGGCGAGTTGGAGACATTATTGCAGGAAAAGATTTTCTAAAAAATCCTCTTGAAGGGTTTATATGGGGATGTGCTGTTTTATTCCACGATATAGCACTATGCTACGATGCTTATAAAGGAGGAAAAGATGGAATACGAGAACTATCAGAATGGAAAGAAGCATTAACAATATACAAGTACAATAACCCTCAAATAAAAAACGAAGAAGATTGTTATGACGCTATAGATTTCATTGTAATAAGAAATTTACATGCATCAAAAGCAATCGATCTTATCACTCAAGAATGGACAGGGGATAACAGCGAAAGTTTCTATTTAATAGAAGACGTAAGACTTCGTAAGCAATACGGTAGAACCATTGCAGATATCGCAGCAAGCCATCATTGGAGCATTGAAGATGTTGAGTATAAATTAGCATCACAAATTTCCCCATTTCATCCTTATCCACAAGAATGGTCTATTAATCCACAAAAAATTGCGTGTTTACTTAGGTGTGCTGACGCTGCGCACCTTGATAATGGGCGCACTCCTGATTACTTATTTGCCCTTCTAAAGAGAGATAATGACTCGTACAAGTACTGGAGTGCTCAAAGCAATTTACCACAAGTTACAATTGACAATACAGACCCAAGCAGAAAAACACTGCTATTTATAACACCAAATCCATTTGAAGAAAAAGATGAAGCAGCTTGGTGGGTTGCTTACGATGCAGTCATTGTTGTTTCAAAAGAAATTTCTTCCTGTAATAATTTACTCAAAGAAAACGGATTTAAAGTCAAGAAAGTTGCAGGATCTAATTCACCTAAAGACTTATTACGTTATATACCAACAAAAAATTGGACACCGAGTCTTACAAATATTAATATCAGCGACATTAGTACCCTAATAAAGAAATTAGGAGGAGAACAGCTATATGGTAGCGCTGGTGATCCTTTTAGTATACCACTAAGAGAGTTAATACAAAATGGTAGAGATGCTATTGTCGCTAAAAGATTTCTTGAACCTAGTTTTGAGGGTAAAATTAATATACGAGTTGAAGAAAAGGATTCAGAAACTTGGATTATTGTAGAGGATAATGGTGTTGGAATGTCTGAAAGGGTACTTACAGAAACCTTACTCGACTTTGGAACCAGCTTATGGTATTCTTCATTAGTAACAAAAGAATTTCCTGGATTAATATCTAATGGATTTAAATCTAAAGGCAGATATGGTATAGGCTTTTTCTCTGTTTTTATGATTGCCAGTGAAGTTATTGTTACAAGTAAACCTTGGGAAAAAGGAAGGTCAGATGCAATACAACTTCACTTTAGAAATGGTCTCTCATTGCGTCCTCTTAGAAGAGAAGGGCCAACAGACGACTTTAATTCATCAATCTCTACTCAAATAAAAATCAAACTAAAACCCGACAATGAGTATTTTGAGAATGGTCATTATATCAAATCCAAAATTCAAATAAATAATGATCCTCAATTTAGCATACCGTTTCAAGTTTATATTTCTGTAATAGCAACTGGGTTAGATGTTGATGTCTTTACACAATTGAATTCAAATCCATATGAACTTGCTCATCAAAATATAGAATCTGAATCTTTTGATAAAGTAAAATGGATTAAAGACATATCTTTTATTGATTATAGAGAAGCGAGTAAAGAGAACAATAGTTTTGTAGATAAAATAACTCAGTTTTTAAGACCTATAAAAGAACAGGATAAGGTACTTGGTTATGCTGCAATTTCAACCATTCAAAATCGACATGATTGGTTTATTTCATTCCCTACCGTAGATGGGCTTTCTAGCACTGTGTTTGGAAGAGAAAACAATCCTAGTATTGTTGGGTATATTGATAGGTATCCAGAAAAGGCAACTAGAGAAGGATACAATAATAAACCTACGAATGAAACACTTAAAAAGTGGGCAGAAGAGCAACTTAAATTATTACAGCACGAATCATTAACCAACGAAGAAAGAGGATACTTATCGGAAAACTTATCTTTTTTTAATGTTGATCCTTCGTCAATTGCAATAATACCTGTATGTATAGAAGGAAAAGAATATGACTTTACTTTCGATGAAATCGCAGAACTATTATCGAGTAAAGAAATAGCATTTATAAAGGATTCTAGTAGTAAAAACATTGACCTTACCACATTTACGGAGGTAAAACAACATGAACAATATGCTTTTATAGCTTCTAAGTATACTGCATCTAGCGAATTTGTCACTCCATATTATTGGGCATTAAATGAAGAGTATCTACCAATAAATCCAAATTCTCTTATGGGATGCTTACATAGAGCAGCCATAAAAAAAGGATTCAACCCAATTTGGAAAACAGAAGAAAATGTAGTAAGGTTTAAAGATGGACGAATTTGGAATTTAATAATCCTTTCTATTAAAAATTAA
- a CDS encoding DUF1349 domain-containing protein, with translation MSWFNEPSKWEVKDAGTFVMQVPSQTDYWRISHYGFTVDDAPFYYALYGGEFEAKVKITGSYKTTFDQMGLMLRIDHQNWIKAGVEFVNGKQNVSTVVTHTTSDWSVVELDKAPKSIWIKAVRRLDAVEVSYSYDDKRYTMLRTCWLQDRCPVMVGLMGASPDGEGFEATFEGFEVKPLPDARRLEWAQRQKP, from the coding sequence ATGAGCTGGTTTAACGAGCCGTCGAAGTGGGAGGTAAAGGATGCCGGTACCTTTGTGATGCAGGTGCCAAGTCAAACCGACTACTGGCGCATATCGCATTACGGCTTTACGGTAGACGATGCGCCCTTTTACTACGCCCTATATGGCGGCGAGTTCGAGGCCAAGGTTAAAATTACCGGCAGCTACAAAACCACCTTCGACCAAATGGGGCTGATGCTGCGCATCGACCATCAGAACTGGATAAAAGCGGGGGTGGAGTTCGTTAACGGAAAGCAAAACGTAAGCACCGTAGTTACCCATACCACCAGCGACTGGAGCGTGGTAGAGCTGGATAAGGCTCCCAAATCTATATGGATAAAGGCGGTACGCAGGCTCGATGCTGTAGAGGTTTCGTACTCGTACGACGATAAGCGCTATACGATGCTTCGCACCTGCTGGCTGCAGGATCGTTGTCCGGTTATGGTTGGGCTAATGGGGGCGTCGCCCGATGGCGAAGGCTTTGAGGCAACCTTCGAGGGATTTGAGGTGAAGCCGCTACCCGATGCCCGTAGGCTGGAGTGGGCCCAAAGGCAGAAGCCATAA
- a CDS encoding helix-turn-helix transcriptional regulator, which produces MDVIRELEACFNHQTFEKCTDEKQVVAQCLQVVKAYATVEQCVAVMSDLAADRSYICAGSFGRFFGLHDVGLEPKVIDSIWEDEIYQQIHPDDLFERHLLELRFFEFLKSLPPHERLKYSTSCLIRASNSQHQWQHVRHRTLYLRSTPNNSLWLALCLYSPGGSHAPQHGIGAAIVNNETGDALAVEQYQGCPQLLTQRERQVLQHVSQGLLSKEISQKMCISLNTVNRHRQNILEKLNVKNSTEAVKVALAMGIF; this is translated from the coding sequence ATGGACGTAATCAGAGAGCTCGAAGCGTGCTTCAACCATCAAACTTTTGAGAAATGCACCGACGAAAAGCAGGTGGTAGCACAATGCCTGCAGGTGGTAAAAGCCTACGCCACCGTAGAGCAGTGCGTAGCCGTTATGTCGGACCTTGCCGCCGACAGAAGCTACATCTGCGCAGGCTCGTTTGGCCGCTTCTTTGGCCTGCACGATGTAGGCCTAGAGCCCAAGGTTATCGACTCCATTTGGGAGGATGAAATCTACCAGCAGATACACCCCGACGACCTTTTTGAGCGCCACCTGCTCGAGCTGCGCTTCTTCGAGTTTCTTAAAAGCCTACCGCCGCACGAGCGCCTTAAGTACAGCACCTCGTGCCTAATACGGGCATCCAACAGCCAGCACCAGTGGCAGCACGTTAGGCACCGAACCCTTTACCTGCGCAGCACCCCCAACAACAGCCTGTGGCTGGCGCTCTGCCTCTACAGTCCAGGCGGTAGCCATGCGCCGCAGCACGGAATTGGTGCGGCCATCGTAAACAACGAAACGGGCGATGCCCTAGCCGTAGAGCAGTACCAAGGCTGCCCGCAGCTGCTTACCCAGCGCGAGCGCCAGGTGCTGCAGCACGTAAGCCAGGGGCTGCTCAGCAAGGAAATCTCCCAGAAGATGTGCATCAGCCTAAACACCGTCAACCGCCACCGCCAGAACATCCTCGAAAAGCTAAACGTGAAAAACTCAACAGAGGCCGTAAAGGTGGCCTTAGCTATGGGGATTTTTTAG